CTTTACTTGGAGAGTAAACTATAAATTAACAGATTAACTTACTATACCATTATCAAACTTTTATATAAAGAAGAAATACTATTAACATATATAATACGTTGACAAAAACATAATAGCTAGAAAAGATTTCAGAATATCTGATGGAAAACGCTATAATTATAGTAGTAGGAGCTGATAAACCTGGAATCGTAGCTGGAATAGCGTCAAAACTAGCTGAAAATAATGCAAACATAATCGACATCTCACAAACTGTTATAAGGGGAATTTTTGCCATGATCATGTTAGTTGATATTTCTAAATGTAAAGTGCCATTAGATGAATTGAGAACACAACTACAAGAGAAAGGTAGAGAGCTAGTGGTTGAAGTACACACATACCACGAAAAAGTATTTAGATACATGGAGAGGGTATAAATGAAGTATAGCGCAGAAGAAATAATAGAAGTATATCAAATGCTTAACGAGGAGGATCTAGATATTCGTTCAGTAACTCTGAGCATTAACACACTCTTCGCAATATCAGATGATTTAGATAAATCATTAAAGAAGTTAGAAGAGATTAATAATTTTCTAGAAAGATTTTCAAAAATCGTAGATGAAGTAGGAAGTAAATATGGAATCAGAATTGTTACTAAAAGAGTATCTGTATCCCCAATTCAGTTCTTTCTTGAAGTGCTAGATGAAAAAGACGGAATAGAATTAGCTAAATATCTGGATAGAATAGCTGAAAGAAATAACATAGATTATATAAGTGGTTATTCAGCTTTTGCAGATAAAGGATTTACTAGAGGATCCTTAAGAGTTCTTAAAACCTTAACAGACGCACTGAACAAGACTAAAAGACTAGCTGGAATGATTAACGCTGCATCTACGATGTCTGGAATGAATATCGATGCAATAAAGATCTTCGTAGACCGAATATTCGAAATACCACCAGAATCCTCATCAAGGACAGCTATAATGTCTAATGTTCCTCCAGATTCGCCTTTTGTACCTTCAGCTCACCACGGTATGGGAATGCCAGAGGCTACAATAAATGTAGCTGTAAGCGGACCAGGAGTAATTAAAGCCGCTATTGAAAGAAGTAAACCTAAGACTTTACAAGAACTCCATGACATAATAAAGAGGGCAGCATTTAAGATTACTAGACTCGGTGAACTAGTAGGAAGAACTGTAGCTGAAAACATGGGGATAAATTTTACAACTGTTGATTTATCATTGGCCCCCTCACCTAAAGTAGGAGATAGTGTTGCGGAAATTATAGAGACGATGGGGATAGAGAAGATAGGCGGACACGGCTCATTGGCTGCATTAGCTATTTTAATGGACGCTGTAAAGAAGGGAGGAGCTATGGCCACATCCTCAGTTGGCGGTCTCAGTAGTGCGTTTATTCCGGTAAGTGAAGATGCTGTAATGTCTGAGAGATCATTAGAGGGATATATAGATTTTTACACTCTTATAGCGTTATCCTCTGTATGTAATAGTGGCATAGATATGGTAGGAGTAAGCAAGTCACAAGGGAAGGATAAGGTAATAGGACTAATTTCAGACATCTTAGCATTAGGAATATCCTTAAACAAAATCCTTGGAGCTAGAATAATACCCATCGACTCACCACCAGGAAGTTATATAGATCTTGGAGGACTTCTGGGTAAGATAGTAGTTATGAAATTAAAGGACGTCAATGTGTCAAAGTTTACTTCATACAGAGGTTTCATACCCAGTACCGTAAAAAGGCTAGAACTAGGTTAATATAATATAAGTTTCTTTATACGTAGAATAACTACATGTATCATACTTTAAACTTTGTTACTAGCCATAAAGGAATTTTTGTTATCCACTTCCAAACTTACAAATAAACACCACATTGACATCTCGATTTAAAGCTTTCGTAAAGTAAAGAGACTTTATTTAAGTTAGGTTTTATAAGATTCTTTAAACTATACTATAGAATATAAATATGTATTAGATGTATATTATCACGAACACGTAAAAATCACAGGTAAACTAACCGCATACTCATCCTTTAATAGACTAGATAATTTAAGTTTATCAATATGAAATCTCACTTTTTTCTACATAAGAGAATTTTACATTTGATTTATTAGTATATCTTTACAGAATTTTAATATGGTGGCTGATAGCCACCACCAAACCCTCCACCTGGATTCCCATACGGCCCACCTCCGTACATACCGCCTTGTGCCGGTGGAGAATTAGCTACTATTTGAGCTATGTAATTAAGTAACTGATCTTCACCGGCATATTGTTGATAAACATGATATGCATCAAAGGCCGTTCCACCTATTCCTAAGATTGTTAGTAATTTGTTATGTAACATTTC
The sequence above is drawn from the Sulfurisphaera tokodaii str. 7 genome and encodes:
- a CDS encoding PFL family protein, whose amino-acid sequence is MKYSAEEIIEVYQMLNEEDLDIRSVTLSINTLFAISDDLDKSLKKLEEINNFLERFSKIVDEVGSKYGIRIVTKRVSVSPIQFFLEVLDEKDGIELAKYLDRIAERNNIDYISGYSAFADKGFTRGSLRVLKTLTDALNKTKRLAGMINAASTMSGMNIDAIKIFVDRIFEIPPESSSRTAIMSNVPPDSPFVPSAHHGMGMPEATINVAVSGPGVIKAAIERSKPKTLQELHDIIKRAAFKITRLGELVGRTVAENMGINFTTVDLSLAPSPKVGDSVAEIIETMGIEKIGGHGSLAALAILMDAVKKGGAMATSSVGGLSSAFIPVSEDAVMSERSLEGYIDFYTLIALSSVCNSGIDMVGVSKSQGKDKVIGLISDILALGISLNKILGARIIPIDSPPGSYIDLGGLLGKIVVMKLKDVNVSKFTSYRGFIPSTVKRLELG
- a CDS encoding ACT domain-containing protein, with the protein product MENAIIIVVGADKPGIVAGIASKLAENNANIIDISQTVIRGIFAMIMLVDISKCKVPLDELRTQLQEKGRELVVEVHTYHEKVFRYMERV